The Enterobacter asburiae genome window below encodes:
- the araJ gene encoding MFS transporter AraJ, translated as MKKTIFSLALGTFGLGMAEFGIMGVLTELAHDTGISIPSAGNMISFYAFGVVIGAPIVALFSGKFSLKTTLLFLVAMSAVGNALFTFSTSYFWLAVGRLISGFPHGAIFGVGAIILSKIAPPGRVTVAVAGMIAGMTVANLMGVPLGTWLGHQFSWRYTFFLIAVFDALVILSVLLWVPDIRDTSEIKLTDQFHFLKKPEPWLIFAATMFGNAGVFAWFSFVKPFMVIVSGYSEGMMTAIMMLMGLGMVLGNLLSGKLSGRFSPLRIAATTDMVIVASLLLLFAFGELKTASLVMGFICCAGLFALSAPLQILLLQNAKGGEMLGAAGGQMAFNLGSAIGAYFGGMMIVLGFSWRYVTLPAAILSFSAMSALLIYGHLRARRAQANARALA; from the coding sequence ATGAAAAAGACAATTTTTTCGTTGGCGCTTGGCACATTTGGCCTGGGAATGGCCGAATTTGGCATTATGGGCGTGTTAACCGAGCTGGCACATGACACCGGTATTTCGATTCCCTCCGCCGGGAATATGATCTCGTTTTATGCGTTCGGCGTGGTGATTGGCGCCCCGATTGTGGCGCTGTTCTCAGGCAAGTTTTCGTTAAAGACCACGCTGCTGTTTCTGGTGGCGATGTCCGCTGTCGGAAATGCCCTGTTCACGTTTTCCACATCCTATTTCTGGCTGGCGGTGGGGCGGCTGATTTCCGGCTTTCCGCACGGGGCTATTTTTGGCGTCGGGGCGATTATCCTGTCTAAAATTGCGCCACCGGGTAGGGTGACGGTCGCGGTGGCAGGGATGATCGCCGGCATGACCGTGGCCAACCTGATGGGCGTTCCGCTGGGGACCTGGCTCGGGCACCAGTTCAGCTGGCGTTATACCTTTTTTCTGATTGCCGTGTTCGATGCGCTGGTGATCCTCTCGGTTCTGCTCTGGGTGCCGGACATCCGCGACACGTCAGAAATCAAATTGACCGATCAGTTCCACTTTCTGAAAAAACCAGAACCCTGGCTGATTTTTGCCGCCACCATGTTTGGCAACGCCGGGGTGTTCGCATGGTTCAGCTTCGTCAAGCCGTTTATGGTCATCGTCTCCGGTTATTCAGAAGGGATGATGACGGCCATCATGATGCTGATGGGGCTTGGCATGGTGTTGGGCAATCTTCTGAGCGGTAAGCTCTCGGGGCGTTTTAGCCCGCTGCGCATTGCGGCCACCACCGACATGGTGATTGTCGCCTCGCTGCTGCTGCTTTTCGCCTTTGGTGAACTGAAAACGGCCTCGCTGGTCATGGGCTTTATCTGCTGCGCCGGGCTGTTCGCGCTCTCTGCGCCGCTACAAATTCTGCTTCTGCAAAATGCGAAGGGTGGTGAGATGCTGGGGGCGGCAGGGGGACAGATGGCGTTTAATCTCGGCAGTGCAATTGGCGCGTACTTTGGCGGGATGATGATTGTCCTCGGCTTTAGCTGGCGTTACGTCACGCTGCCGGCGGCAATACTTTCGTTCTCGGCCATGAGTGCACTGCTGATCTACGGCCACCTGCGGGCCAGACGGGCTCAGGCTAACGCTCGCGCGCTAGCCTGA
- a CDS encoding YqhG/Tai3 family protein yields MKRIFLSFVMLLVGCSSAARQDQSAQDATESFYKSYLSAFGSDEARPYPADALRKYVSADTIARISTIQEISEQELIESDYFTYTQDYSRDWIPALRVGNARPFLNGEVVQVIEGAGDGRSIHLEVFLRREGDAWKIYRVRDITNNHEHPIFNAGAITRAKSAAESEL; encoded by the coding sequence ATGAAAAGGATATTTTTATCATTCGTTATGCTGCTGGTGGGATGTAGTTCGGCTGCCCGTCAAGATCAGAGCGCGCAAGACGCTACCGAATCATTTTATAAATCCTATCTTTCCGCATTCGGCAGCGATGAAGCCAGACCTTATCCTGCCGACGCACTGCGTAAATATGTTTCTGCTGATACTATTGCTCGCATTAGCACCATTCAGGAAATCTCTGAACAAGAGTTAATCGAATCTGATTATTTTACGTATACCCAGGATTACTCTCGCGATTGGATACCTGCGTTACGAGTGGGAAACGCAAGGCCATTTTTAAACGGTGAAGTAGTCCAGGTCATTGAGGGGGCGGGTGATGGAAGAAGCATACATCTTGAAGTCTTTCTTCGTCGTGAAGGAGATGCATGGAAAATCTACCGCGTTCGTGACATAACGAACAATCACGAGCACCCAATTTTCAATGCTGGCGCTATTACACGCGCTAAATCAGCGGCAGAAAGCGAACTGTAA